GCGTAATAATGATTCAGATTTAACAGCAATAAAGTGTAAGCATTAGGTGTAATTGTGTAAACTAATTGGCCACATATAGGAACTCCGTATCTAATTGCTTCAATAACAGACAACTTGACAGAGGCACTTATGTTCCTATCACATTTTGTAGGCGATGTCCATCAGGTCAGCTCTTTTTATTGAAAATTTACCATTTGCTATGACATCTACTTGCTGTACCTTCTTTCCCCTTTTCTTCCTAAAATGAGTAATTACAGAAGAGCTAATGTGATTTGCTGTGTCTAAAAAATTTTGTATTGGATGGCAGCCGTTGCATGTGGGTTTTAAAGGAGATGAAGGTGGAAACACAATTATCGTTCGTTGGTACCGGAGGAAAACAAATTTACACCATGTGAGTCGCTTGATTTTATGGCATCAGATATCAGAAGATCTTCAGTTTATTCTATATTGTTCTCAGATTGGCTCTAAAGGATTCAAACTTAAAGATTATTTATGACAGTCAGCCAATGTTATGTGCTTTTGGACCAAGGCAATGAAAATGAGCTGTCCGGGCACCATCTCAAAAAGTCTGAAATTGGCTCATCTATCCTTTTTTCACCAACTTCTTTTAGCGGCAGATGGAATAtttatttaagttcttttaagtgATGGTATTTTGACTAGATGAGGAAGAGATGAAGATGTGAAGTTCGAATGATTTTTGTAGCTCAGATTGTTTTACATACATCTCCATTTCTGAAATGAACAAATATTTCGTTAGTTCGATAAGTTCATAAAACGTGTCAAATTGTTTGATATACGAGTATGCTCATATATTATGTTCATGTTATTTCAGGTGTGGGATGATATGATCATTGAATCTGCCATAAAGAAATTTTATAACTCTGAACTCTCTAGAATGATTCAATCAATTCAGATCAATATCACGGTATATTCATGAAATTTTCTATTTTGTCGTGGCAGATACTATGTTGTCCTCAATATTTCTGCTAGAAACATACCTTGTAAATTTCTATGCCGTTCCTTTAATCTAATCAGTTTTTAACTCACCATGACTTCATTTTCTCTTGTCTAACTGGAAAATAGGATCAATATTTTGATGATGAATCATCTTGGCAGAATTGCAATGAGACGGTTTGTCCAGATACGTTAAGTACCATACACTTGACTGCCTCATATTCCTCTCCCTCGGAACCTTGTTTTTTGTCTGCCGTTATGCCATTTTTTTATATCATTTGATATGATTGTATCGCTCCCATTGCAGTTATGCTTCTGAAAGCATCAATTTAGCATGTAAATTTGCATACAGAAACGCCACTCCTGGAAGCACGTTAGAAGGTACAGATCCTTTTTTCCGTTTCTCATTGATTTGTTTTCCGGATACATCTCAATAGTAGTCTTCATTAGTTTTGTTCCGCTTTTGTGAGATAAATAGTAAACCACTTCTTGATCTTTAAAAAAGGTACCAGCATCTTTGTACTGTACAGAAATTATAAGAATCCTGAACTTCTATCATGGACCGACTTAGAATGGAAATTCTATAACCCCATATTTGTTTCTGCTTCCACTTTGAGCAGACGAATACTTCCTCAGCCGACTGCCAGTCGTCGAGACGAGACTGGCCCAAAGTGGGGTTCGTTTGGCAGCTATTCTAAACCGTATATTCTCATCTTCCGCCCATATATTAGTTGCAAAAGAATGAAGATATATCACTGGGTGATAGAGAAGAATTGCATCTTTCCATATGTTCCAGAAGAGAAATCACATTTATTTAGCAACCTTCAGGCCTTGTCATTGATAAATTATGTAGTTTTTTAAGGATAAATTATGTGGTTTTATTTCATATCATTAATGTTCACTGATATGGGTATATGTGAAGTATATGCTAAATGTGATTAATTTTATTAGCTTTTTTAGAATTTTTGTTCTTAATTAATCTTGTGTATATTTGAAGTATATGCTAGATGTTGATAATTTGGAATTCAGTAGATATCTTAGTGAAGCTAATAATCTATTTAAAGAAGCTAAAAGATGTTTAAGGCATCAAGTTGATCGTGATTGCTCAGAGAATGCACTAAATAAATCTGCGCTATTACTTTCAAAAGCAATAGAAATGAGGCCAATGAGTTTAGTGGCTGTGGAAAAGTTGGGGACTACCTATCTTCTTAACGGAGAACTTAAACTGAGGATCAGCTGAAAGTTGAGATCCCAGCTTGCAAGAAAATATCCCTTTTCGATTGAGGAGGGCATGAAAGTACCAAAGAGGTTTGACGATCATCTTGCTGGTAAAGAAAAGATCAAGTTGGCTATTGTGGACGTTTGTGAAGGATGTGAAGAGTTACTCATTAAGGCAGGAAGAAAGTACAAATTGGCCTTGTCCATTGATGGGAATGCATGATAGCCTTATATAATTGGGGACTTGCTCTTTCATTTCATGCACAGTTAATTGCTCTTTCATTTCCTCTGCTCATAGTCATTACCATCATGTTGAACCTACTTATTTCTCTACACATATATGCATCCTTAGAGGGAAGTGCTTTTTGGTCATTTTGctctttttttttgtgttcgTCCCCAGTGATAACGTACCCGTTTTAACTGTCAACTTATTCAAGATTAAACTATATTTGTTGCTCAATGAATTATATAAAGTTTGTAACTGGCTTAAATATAATTATCCTTCTCTGGTTTGTTTTGCCTGCATCCTGCGAAACTCCGTAGAACTTTCAAGATTCCTGCAAATGTTACTGCCCCAACCAAGGTGTAATCTTCCTCCACAACCCACACGCAACTAACCCGATGAGCTAGAGCCTGGATCATCACTGCCGCCAAAGAACTGTTAGGGCTACAGGCGACGACCCAGCTCCTCTGTGGACAGTTTCGACCTGATCCCCAATTCCTACGTTGCCCAGATTCATCGTCAGAGGAGCAATTAGAAGATGAAGAATGAAAGAACTCATCCATCAAGTCCGACATTCGTGCCAAATTTCTCTTTAGTAGCCTTATCCGCACTAACTGAATCAAGTCTTCATGTGGGCTTCTACAATCGATATAATCCATGAGATCAGCGACTGAGAGGACAGTTATGGCGGCTGCTGCTGTTTCATTGCAGCAGGCTAGTTTGAAGGGTGAGATCTCGCCTATTAACCTGTGTTTTTCATCAACAACGGCAACAGATGATTGTTTGTCAAGGGCACGGTTAAAATATCCTGCTGCTGAGGACGCAGGTTCTTTATGATACACTGTCATGATATTGTGTTCAATGATGTTGATGGAACTGATGGCGAAAGATTGGATCGGGGAGAAGACTCGGATGGAATTTAGAAGGAAACGGACAACATCCTCTTGCGTTAACCAACAGTATCCACGGCCATTGCTGAGGAACTTCTTTCTTGAACCGGAAATCCTGTGGTTCTGTATTGGAATCGCTAGATTGTGGGTGCCTTCCAGTATGTGATCTATTGCCTCCAGCAAGCTGAAAGTTCAGGAACGGTACACAATAGTATAACTCAGAACAATACAGGCAAGTAAAAAGTTATTCTTGCTttgatgattgacaaaactaAAAACGATTTGACTGgaattttttccaaattttcatatTCTAAAATAGACATGGAAGAAACTTGATGacgtaaaattattttatattttatgataaACCAATTGAAAATCAGAAAATCACACATCAATGTATCATGGCTTCAAGAACTTGTTGACCCGTGGCCGTTGCTTCAATGATTTTATAAAATCATAAACCAATCTTTTTGAATAAAGTAAATGTATATCTTTTAGGAAATTTTATCCTGATCATATCAAAGAAGGCAAACCTGGAATTGGAATCCAAATGCGTGATAACGGAAACTCCTTGGGATAAAATTTGAGATACAGGAGACTCAAAAGCCTTAAATGGATCCAACAAATTTTCCTCTCTACAAAGATAGAGAATTACATCCGTCATGCAAATTTTCCCTATGCACAAAGAGGAACGAATGGCGAGCTCTTCGCCGTTTTCCCACACGCTGATGTATGTATCTTCGGACCTCTTTAATACTGTTAGTGCATCGTAAACGGTGTCGGTCGCCGTGATCCCAAACAGTTCCGGCTTTCCTAAGCACAATTCCGATACCACTTGGTTAAAAAATTTCACTGCCATGCAATGATCTGAAATCCAAATGAATAGGGAGGGCGATAAGATATGCTAGATTTCCggaaataaatgaaaattatgTATCATCCTCGTTCCAATGGATATTATTTATCACTACAATAAATATGACTAATTATTTAAATAGATCAACCTAACTCTTAtaaggaaaaaaattaattataagaATACTCGACAATCAACCGCAATAAAGAAAATAATCTACTTGTGTAATATTGTGGTCGTTATAGGAGAAAATTGGGTGCTATCCCTATTAGGAAGTTTGAAGCGAcgaattacgaaaatgccaagtGCAAAATTTAGGCAAGTAAAAACTTGGTCTTTATTAATGAAAGTTCCTCTTGTTTTACAAAATGGTTGTGAGTGAATGTATCTAACAAGTctatttttgaaatatcttaacgAAAATGACAATACAACACGTACCAGTCCTAACATTGATCATGACTTCAGCCATCCTCCGGAATGATCATCCGTCGGAGTGATTCATTTAATATCTCAGCGTcgttagattatgttgatttatcatattttaataGAAGTTAACATCGACAGGTGATCCAAGGGGGCAACGAAATTTAGTTGGACAACCAAAATGCAGCAAAACCCGGTGGGCGTTAGCCCAAATGGCGCCGTGAATGTCATTTATTGACATCCGCTCGTCTTCAGGCTTCCCTTGTTGCGACCAAAAGCTAGTTATGGCTAATCATCCACATATATGCCAACCCAATATCCGAGATCAAGCCCATAACGACTATTTGAACTCGAAATTACGTCAAaccttctttttttaaaaaaaaaaatttatcctTGTATCTAcaataaaatgaaatataaaaaaaaatacaaactcaaaaaaataatttgacgaaaaaaaatatttcaacataAGTATTACACCACAAATCACTTTATGAAAAGTAAATTTGACATTAAATGTAATACACAATTGAAAATATTATGTGTGCAATCGACTTACGAATCCTATTTATGTTTGATTCTAAAAAAATTGGTCTCTTGCCCGACATGTTCTCTAATCAGTCTTCTtctctcatatatatatatatatatatatatatatatatatatatatatata
This region of Primulina eburnea isolate SZY01 chromosome 14, ASM2296580v1, whole genome shotgun sequence genomic DNA includes:
- the LOC140811993 gene encoding endonuclease 4-like, yielding MGGGFELRWKQRIFSFLVLVLRVNGWGKEGHYAICKIAENYFTENALAAVKSLLPERAEGDLASVCSWPDEVRRDRHYRWSSHLHYVNTPDFACNYEYARDCHKDRCVTGAIYNYTMQLMSGRNNDSDLTAIKYNLTEALMFLSHFVGDVHQPLHVGFKGDEGGNTIIVRWYRRKTNLHHVWDDMIIESAIKKFYNSELSRMIQSIQINITDQYFDDESSWQNCNETVCPDTYASESINLACKFAYRNATPGSTLEDEYFLSRLPVVETRLAQSGVRLAAILNRIFSSSAHILVAKE
- the LOC140811992 gene encoding CBS domain-containing protein CBSX5-like isoform X2 — its product is MAVKFFNQVVSELCLGKPELFGITATDTVYDALTVLKRSEDTYISVWENGEELAIRSSLCIGKICMTDVILYLCREENLLDPFKAFESPVSQILSQGVSVITHLDSNSSLLEAIDHILEGTHNLAIPIQNHRISGSRKKFLSNGRGYCWLTQEDVVRFLLNSIRVFSPIQSFAISSINIIEHNIMTVYHKEPASSAAGYFNRALDKQSSVAVVDEKHRLIGEISPFKLACCNETAAAAITVLSVADLMDYIDCRSPHEDLIQLVRIRLLKRNLARMSDLMDEFFHSSSSNCSSDDESGQRRNWGSGRNCPQRSWVVACSPNSSLAAVMIQALAHRVSCVWVVEEDYTLVGAVTFAGILKQRK
- the LOC140811992 gene encoding CBS domain-containing protein CBSX5-like isoform X1; amino-acid sequence: MAVKFFNQVVSELCLGKPELFGITATDTVYDALTVLKRSEDTYISVWENGEELAIRSSLCIGKICMTDVILYLCREENLLDPFKAFESPVSQILSQGVSVITHLDSNSSLLEAIDHILEGTHNLAIPIQNHRISGSRKKFLSNGRGYCWLTQEDVVRFLLNSIRVFSPIQSFAISSINIIEHNIMTVYHKEPASSAAGYFNRALDKQSSVAVVDEKHRLIGEISPFKLACCNETAAAAITVLSVADLMDYIDCRSPHEDLIQLVRIRLLKRNLARMSDLMDEFFHSSSSNCSSDDESGQRRNWGSGRNCPQRSWVVACSPNSSLAAVMIQALAHRVSCVWVVEEDYTLVGAVTFAGILKVLRSFAGCRQNKPEKDNYI